The Nitrospira sp. DNA segment TCGCCGATTTCCTTCGTAGCTTTGGTCGTCCGCTCTGCGAGCTTCCGGACTTCATCAGCCACGACGGCGAATCCACGTCCTTGTTCGCCGGCTCGTGCCGCTTCGATCGCGGCGTTCAAAGCCAGCAGGTTGGTCTGGTCGGCGATATCTTCGATCGTGCGGACGATTTCGCCGATTTGATCGGACGACTTGCCCAGATCGGAGATGATGGTCGCCGAGTTCGACACCGCTTCGGACAACTGTTGCATGCCGGAAATGGTGCTCGACACCACCGTTCCACCTTCTTGCGCGGTCTTGACCGTGTCTTGCGCCAGGCTGGCGGCCTTCCCGGAATTCTGCGCAACCTGACCGACCGTGGCGTTCATCTCTTCCACCGCGGCAGCGGTTTGTGATGCACGCGACGTCAAGGTATCGGTGCCTTTCGAAATCTCTTCGGCGGTAGCCGACAATTCGACCGAGGCAGAGGCAACCTTGTCCGTCACGTGGGCCACTTTCTTGATCATGTGCTGCAACTTCTCGATGAACTCGTTGAAGTATTGGCCCATCTGTGCGATTTCGTCGTGGCCATCAGCCGGCACACGCTTGGTGAGATCGCCTTCACCCTTGGCGATATCGCGGGAGATCTCGCTCATTTTCGCCATCGGCTGCAAGACAATGTTTCGGAGCAGCAGATAGGTCACGACAAGAATGATCGCGACGATGGCGCCCATTAAGCCGCCCGTTTGCCACATCGAACGATTTGAGAGCACAATAGCCTCGGTCATCGGCACGGACATGCTCAACATACCCAGGACATCGCCGACCTGGTTACTGGTATGGCAGCTCAGACACGCGCTGGAGGTGGCCTTATCCACCGTGGCGCGCCGGAACGTCGGTACCCCGTTTAGTTCGTCCCGGCGTGCATACGATTCGGCTCCCGCCATGATCGCCCGGATGGCTTCATTCTCGAAGTTGTCTTTCGGTGAATTGGACGGATTCATCGGGTTTTGGCTGATGAGCCGAACGTTGTACAGTCCGGTGCGATTCGCCTCTTCGCCCATTTCACGAACGGCCGTTGCAGGGAATGGGATTGCATCCGCTACAGCCGTATGGTCTTTGACCACCTGGATCTCATTGCCGGCTTTGGATTTCTTCACCTTTGCAACATAGTTTTGCGTGATGTACGCGCGGCTGATCATGATTTGGGTGGCCACGACGTTCGCACGCCCGGTCAACATCGTGTCCATCTTGGTTTCTTCCTGCTGGTACAGGACAGCGAGGCCGATCGAAATGACGACTAAAGCCACCAACGAGATGGATAAAATGAACTTCGGCCCGATAGACATGTGCTTCATCATGCTCCCCATAACTCCTCCTCTTACCCTTTCATGCGTGAACGGTTGACTTGACGAGTTCCTCTCACACCATATTCATGATTTCGCCGATGACTTTTGACAACGACACCACTTTCTCTGCACAGCCTGCCTCAACAACAGCCTTCGGCATGCCGTAGACGACACTCGATGCTTCGTCCTGCGCCACGGTTCGACCTCCTACTGCCTTGATGGCCTTCATGCCATCCAGTCCGTCATGTCCCATGCCCGTCAAAATCACTCCGATGCTCCGTTCCCCAAACAATGCGGCCACGGATTGCAGCATGATATCGACGGAGGGCGCATGAGCATGCTTTTCGTAATTGGGTGCCAATTTGACCACCGATGTCGTGATAGTTTTCTTCACGACCCGGAACTGCATGCCGCCTGGAGCCACCAACACCCGTCCCGGTTTCACCTCATCGCCGTCAACTGCCTCCCGCACTTCTAAGGCACACAGATTGTTCAAGCGTTCGGCGAACGGTTTGGTGAACGAGCTCGGCATGTGTTGCACGATAACGATTCCGGCCGGACAATCGGCGGGAATGGTCGGAATGATTTCAAAAAGCGCTTGCGGTCCACCGGTGGAACATCCAATCGCGATCAGTTTGGTGCCGCGAGTCACGGAGACGGATCGACTGCTCAACGCCTTGGCCACGGGCACCGAGAGCTTCGGTGCTCCGGTGACAGTGAGCCGTTTCAGTTTGCTGCCCGCATATCTGGCGGCAAGAACCTTGGGAACCAGGATTTTTTGGATTTCAGCGATTTTCGAGGCCACGCCGTCCAATTGTTTGGGGATGAAATCAACCGCACCCCACTCCAACGCCTGCAATGTCTCCTGTGCGCCTTCCACCGTCACGGAGCTCACCATGATGACCGGGACGGGATTCTTGGCCATGATCTGCTGAAGCGCCTGGAGCCCAGTCATCCCGGGCATCTCGACATCCATCGTGACCACGTCGGGCTTGAGCTGTTGAACCTGCTGGACGGCTTCCTCGCCGTTGCGCGCCACGCCAACCACCTGAATCTGCTTCCCCTCTTCCAACATTGTGGTGAGGCTTTTGCGCATGAAGGCGGAATCGTCCACGACCAACACGCGAACCGGGTTCGCGACGCTCTGCGGCTGTGTGAGTGGGAGTGCCATAGGGTCTTTACCGATACATCGGCTGTCCGGTGCAAAAGCTTGAATCAGCCGTCACCGTCACGAAGGCGTCCGCCGCTGATACTTAGGCGGCTTTTTTCCCCTGGTGATTGGGTTGCTGAATATAGAGCGCCAGTTTCTCGCCCAGCATTTTCGCGTCAAACTTCGTGATATAGTCCGTTGCGCCGACCGTCCGTCCCTTTTCCATATTGCAGGCTCCTGTCAGGGACGAGTGAAGCATGACCGGCAAATGCGCCAGCCTCGGGTCGGCCCGGATATGCTTGGTCAGCGTGAAGCCGTCCATCTCGGGCATTTCGATATCACTCAGAATGCATTGGATCTGATCCACCTTTTCTTTGCCCTCAGCCGTCGCCTGATCAGCCAGGGCCTGCAGCTTTTGCCAGGCTTCCCCGCCGGTCGTGGCGATCACATAGGACATGGAGAGGCGGTCCAAGGCCTTGCGAATCTGCATTCGAGCCACGGACGAATCGTCGGCAAACAAGACGCACTTCGATCTCAACTCCGGCGCGATCGTCATGCCCGCGAAGACATCGTCGTCCGTGCGAGGGCAGATATCGTTCAGAACTTTTTCCACATCGAGGATCAGGACCATCCGTCCATCTTCCAGCATCGTGACGGCGGTCACGGCGCCTTTGTTGTTCTCCCGAACAATGGCCGGTGGTGTCTTAATCGCGGACCAAGAGAACCGGATAATGCGATCCACGCCGGCCACAAGAAATCCCTGCAAGCTGCCGTTGTATTCGGAGACGATGAGGTATGGGTTTCCCCCGGGAGTTCCATTTCCCTGCCCATCCGTTTCCACTCCTAACCCCAAACTACGCTTGAGGCCGACGACGGGGACCATGATTCCCCGGATATTGGCCATGCCGACAATGCGGCTATCGGCTTCCGGAATCTGGGTGAGCTCCGGCAGTTTCATCACCTCACGCACTTTGAACACATTGATGCCGAATATTTCATTCGTGCCGAGTTTGAACAGCAGCAACTCCATCTGATTTGCGCCGGCCAGCCTAGTCCTGGCATCAATTTCATTGATCAGTGTGGACATACTTCCTCCGATCTCGCGGATACCTGTTCATCTATTTTTCTTGAACACCCGTATTCTGATGCCACGCCCTGACGCGCACTCCTTGTGTCAGGCGGCGATACCCGGGTTGTGCCAAGCTTGCGCA contains these protein-coding regions:
- a CDS encoding methyl-accepting chemotaxis protein: MMKHMSIGPKFILSISLVALVVISIGLAVLYQQEETKMDTMLTGRANVVATQIMISRAYITQNYVAKVKKSKAGNEIQVVKDHTAVADAIPFPATAVREMGEEANRTGLYNVRLISQNPMNPSNSPKDNFENEAIRAIMAGAESYARRDELNGVPTFRRATVDKATSSACLSCHTSNQVGDVLGMLSMSVPMTEAIVLSNRSMWQTGGLMGAIVAIILVVTYLLLRNIVLQPMAKMSEISRDIAKGEGDLTKRVPADGHDEIAQMGQYFNEFIEKLQHMIKKVAHVTDKVASASVELSATAEEISKGTDTLTSRASQTAAAVEEMNATVGQVAQNSGKAASLAQDTVKTAQEGGTVVSSTISGMQQLSEAVSNSATIISDLGKSSDQIGEIVRTIEDIADQTNLLALNAAIEAARAGEQGRGFAVVADEVRKLAERTTKATKEIGDMIRQIQQDTRGAVDSMQQGTQKVTAGVDLVNKTGEALSQIVRMVSESADMIRQIAVASEEQSVATQQIASDIENVAKVTKESSSGAHESAKASQDLSQLAVELQGIVGGFKL
- a CDS encoding chemotaxis response regulator protein-glutamate methylesterase, translated to MALPLTQPQSVANPVRVLVVDDSAFMRKSLTTMLEEGKQIQVVGVARNGEEAVQQVQQLKPDVVTMDVEMPGMTGLQALQQIMAKNPVPVIMVSSVTVEGAQETLQALEWGAVDFIPKQLDGVASKIAEIQKILVPKVLAARYAGSKLKRLTVTGAPKLSVPVAKALSSRSVSVTRGTKLIAIGCSTGGPQALFEIIPTIPADCPAGIVIVQHMPSSFTKPFAERLNNLCALEVREAVDGDEVKPGRVLVAPGGMQFRVVKKTITTSVVKLAPNYEKHAHAPSVDIMLQSVAALFGERSIGVILTGMGHDGLDGMKAIKAVGGRTVAQDEASSVVYGMPKAVVEAGCAEKVVSLSKVIGEIMNMV
- a CDS encoding chemotaxis protein CheV produces the protein MSTLINEIDARTRLAGANQMELLLFKLGTNEIFGINVFKVREVMKLPELTQIPEADSRIVGMANIRGIMVPVVGLKRSLGLGVETDGQGNGTPGGNPYLIVSEYNGSLQGFLVAGVDRIIRFSWSAIKTPPAIVRENNKGAVTAVTMLEDGRMVLILDVEKVLNDICPRTDDDVFAGMTIAPELRSKCVLFADDSSVARMQIRKALDRLSMSYVIATTGGEAWQKLQALADQATAEGKEKVDQIQCILSDIEMPEMDGFTLTKHIRADPRLAHLPVMLHSSLTGACNMEKGRTVGATDYITKFDAKMLGEKLALYIQQPNHQGKKAA